One stretch of Corynebacterium callunae DSM 20147 DNA includes these proteins:
- the gluA gene encoding glutamate ABC transporter ATP-binding protein GluA: MVKMMGVQKFFDDFHALTDINLEIPRGQVVVVLGPSGSGKSTLCRTINRLETIEEGTIEIDGQLLPEEGKGLAKLRADVGMVFQSFNLFPHLTIRDNVTLAPMKVRKMKKAEAEKLAMDLLERVGIATQADKYPAQLSGGQQQRVAIARALAMNPKVMLFDEPTSALDPEMVNEVLDVMASLAKEGMTMVCVTHEMGFARKAADRVLFMAEGCVIEDTTPEAFFSNPQTDRAKDFLGKILAH; encoded by the coding sequence ATGGTTAAGATGATGGGAGTTCAGAAGTTCTTTGATGACTTCCACGCTTTGACCGACATCAATCTTGAAATCCCCCGTGGCCAAGTTGTGGTTGTCCTAGGACCATCCGGCTCTGGAAAATCGACCTTGTGCCGCACGATCAACCGTTTGGAAACGATTGAGGAAGGCACCATCGAAATTGATGGGCAGCTCCTTCCCGAAGAGGGCAAAGGCTTGGCGAAACTTCGCGCCGATGTGGGAATGGTGTTCCAATCATTCAACCTCTTCCCCCACCTCACCATCCGTGACAATGTCACCCTCGCGCCAATGAAGGTGCGCAAGATGAAAAAGGCTGAGGCAGAAAAACTAGCCATGGATCTGCTCGAGCGCGTGGGCATTGCAACCCAGGCTGATAAGTACCCAGCTCAGCTGTCCGGTGGACAGCAGCAGCGTGTGGCTATCGCCCGTGCCCTGGCCATGAACCCCAAGGTCATGCTTTTCGACGAACCAACCTCAGCTCTTGACCCAGAAATGGTCAATGAGGTCCTAGACGTCATGGCAAGCCTTGCTAAAGAAGGCATGACCATGGTGTGCGTTACCCACGAAATGGGCTTCGCACGAAAGGCAGCAGACCGTGTGCTCTTCATGGCAGAAGGTTGCGTCATCGAAGACACCACGCCAGAGGCCTTCTTTAGTAATCCCCAAACGGATCGCGCTAAAGATTTCCTCGGAAAAATTCTTGCCCACTAA
- the gluB gene encoding glutamate ABC transporter substrate-binding protein GluB — protein sequence MSNKSMITKIAATLGATALAGVTLTACGGSSSGGDEGLLAAIEGGTVTVGTKFDQPGLGLRNPDNSMSGLDVDVAEYVVNSIADDKGWEHPSIEWRETPSAQRETLIQNGEVDVIAATYSINAGRSESVNFGGPYLLTHQALLVRQDDDRIKTLEDLADGLILCSVTGSTPAQKVKDVLPGVQLQEYDTYSSCVEALDQGNVDAMTTDATILFGYSQQYEGDFRVVEMEKDGAPFTNEYYGMGLKKDDTEATDAINAALERMYADGTFQRLLTENLGEDSVVVEEGTPGDLSFLEAS from the coding sequence ATGTCCAACAAGTCTATGATCACCAAAATCGCCGCAACCCTCGGCGCTACTGCCCTAGCTGGCGTCACCCTTACCGCTTGTGGAGGCTCCAGCAGTGGTGGAGATGAAGGTCTACTCGCTGCAATCGAAGGTGGCACCGTCACTGTAGGTACCAAGTTCGATCAGCCTGGCCTTGGCTTGCGCAACCCAGATAACTCCATGAGTGGTCTAGATGTTGACGTTGCAGAATACGTGGTTAACTCCATCGCTGATGACAAGGGTTGGGAGCACCCAAGCATCGAATGGCGAGAGACCCCTTCCGCACAGCGCGAAACCCTCATCCAAAACGGTGAAGTAGACGTTATCGCAGCTACCTATTCCATCAATGCGGGCCGTTCCGAGTCCGTTAACTTCGGTGGCCCATACCTGCTCACCCACCAGGCACTTTTGGTACGCCAGGATGATGACCGCATCAAGACCTTGGAAGACCTCGCAGATGGCCTGATCCTATGCTCCGTGACCGGTTCCACCCCAGCTCAGAAGGTCAAGGATGTTCTGCCAGGCGTTCAGCTACAGGAATATGACACCTACTCTTCCTGTGTTGAGGCACTTGATCAGGGCAATGTCGATGCAATGACTACTGACGCCACCATCCTCTTCGGATACTCCCAGCAGTACGAGGGCGACTTCCGAGTTGTTGAGATGGAAAAGGACGGCGCACCGTTCACCAACGAGTACTACGGCATGGGTCTGAAGAAGGACGACACCGAAGCTACCGATGCAATCAATGCAGCTCTTGAGCGCATGTACGCCGATGGCACCTTCCAGCGACTGCTTACCGAAAACCTCGGTGAGGATTCCGTCGTAGTTGAAGAAGGAACCCCAGGCGACCTTTCCTTCTTGGAAGCTAGCTAA
- the gluC gene encoding glutamate ABC transporter permease GluC, which produces MSTLWADLGPSLLPAFWVTIQLTVYAAIGAMILGTILTAMRVSPVKILRTLSTAYINTVRNTPLTLVVLFCSFGLYQNLGFSLANRESSTFLADNNFRLAVLGFILYTSTFVAESLRSGINTVHFGQAEAARSLGLGFSDTFRSIIFPQALRAAIVPLGNTLIALTKNTTVASVIGVGEASLLMKSTIENHANMLFVVFAIFAAGFMILTLPMGLGLGKLSERLAVKK; this is translated from the coding sequence ATGAGCACATTGTGGGCAGATCTGGGTCCGTCGTTACTTCCAGCCTTTTGGGTGACAATCCAACTCACCGTATACGCAGCTATCGGCGCCATGATTCTTGGAACAATCCTCACCGCAATGAGGGTTTCACCAGTAAAGATTCTGCGAACCCTATCCACGGCCTATATCAACACAGTCCGAAACACCCCACTAACCCTTGTGGTCTTGTTCTGTTCTTTTGGTCTTTATCAAAACCTCGGCTTCTCATTGGCAAACCGTGAGAGCTCAACCTTCCTGGCTGATAATAACTTCCGTCTGGCAGTTCTAGGTTTCATTCTTTACACCTCAACCTTCGTGGCTGAGTCCCTACGCTCCGGTATTAATACTGTGCACTTTGGCCAGGCCGAAGCCGCACGATCCCTCGGACTTGGTTTTAGCGATACTTTCCGCTCGATCATTTTCCCCCAGGCCCTGCGTGCCGCAATTGTTCCACTGGGAAATACACTGATCGCACTCACCAAAAACACCACCGTTGCCTCGGTAATTGGTGTTGGTGAAGCATCCTTACTGATGAAATCCACCATTGAAAATCACGCCAACATGCTTTTTGTTGTCTTCGCGATTTTCGCAGCTGGCTTTATGATCCTCACCCTGCCCATGGGCCTTGGCCTTGGCAAACTCTCTGAACGCTTGGCGGTGAAGAAATAG
- a CDS encoding amino acid ABC transporter permease, which yields MITAVTGLVALAVLYWIGTVLFANGQLDSAKWTPFINSQTWTTYILPGLWGTLKSAVVSVLLALVMGTALGLGRISESRALRWFCGVIIEVFRAIPVLILMIFAYQMFARYQIFPSKHLAFAAVVFGLTMYNGSVIAEILRSGIASLPKGQREAATALGLSPRQTTWSILLPQAVAAMLPALISQMVIALKDSALGYQIGYIEVVRSGIQSASVNRNYLAALFVVALIMIALNFSLSALASRIERQLRAGRARKNIVAKVPEHPDQGLITKDQVNADWHDPDYKDLKTPGVQ from the coding sequence ATCATTACAGCAGTCACCGGCCTAGTAGCCCTGGCTGTGCTGTATTGGATTGGCACTGTCCTTTTTGCCAATGGTCAATTAGATAGCGCCAAGTGGACCCCCTTTATTAATAGCCAAACCTGGACCACCTACATCCTTCCCGGTTTATGGGGCACCCTTAAATCTGCAGTAGTATCCGTCCTGCTTGCACTTGTGATGGGCACTGCTCTTGGCCTGGGCCGCATTTCTGAATCCCGCGCTTTACGCTGGTTCTGTGGCGTTATCATTGAAGTTTTCCGCGCTATCCCAGTGCTGATCCTGATGATCTTCGCTTACCAAATGTTTGCGCGTTACCAGATCTTCCCTTCCAAGCACCTTGCTTTTGCAGCAGTGGTCTTCGGACTCACCATGTACAACGGATCTGTGATCGCCGAGATTTTGCGCTCTGGCATTGCATCTCTGCCAAAGGGTCAGCGCGAGGCTGCAACTGCCCTTGGTTTGTCTCCTCGTCAAACCACCTGGTCAATTCTTTTGCCTCAGGCAGTAGCTGCAATGTTGCCAGCGTTGATTTCTCAGATGGTTATTGCCCTCAAGGATTCTGCACTTGGCTACCAGATCGGTTACATCGAAGTGGTTCGCTCCGGTATTCAGTCTGCGTCTGTTAACCGTAACTACCTGGCTGCGCTCTTCGTGGTTGCACTGATCATGATTGCTTTGAACTTCTCACTTTCCGCTTTGGCTTCGCGTATCGAGCGCCAGCTGCGCGCCGGTCGAGCTCGCAAGAATATCGTGGCAAAGGTTCCAGAGCATCCTGATCAGGGTCTTATCACCAAGGACCAAGTCAATGCCGATTGGCACGACCCAGATTATAAGGATCTCAAGACCCCTGGTGTGCAATAA
- the recX gene encoding recombination regulator RecX, whose product MATTTDAAQLRKIEKLKKALAEFQSEKAAGENSFFDKEKEEKKSTVRRRALLLLDQRARSTSELRTRLQALEFEADIIEEVIQDFLNSKLLDDELFASEWVRQRSQRRGKSSRALDQELREKGISQQLRTVALEQIDGDKERETARAVARKKARSETKVPQDRAEYDKALRRVLGALARRGFPAGLSMQLSREALDERIAELKD is encoded by the coding sequence GTGGCTACCACCACCGATGCGGCACAGCTAAGAAAAATTGAAAAGCTTAAAAAAGCCCTAGCTGAATTCCAAAGCGAAAAAGCAGCAGGAGAAAACAGCTTCTTTGATAAAGAAAAAGAAGAAAAGAAGTCAACGGTACGCCGGCGTGCACTGCTCTTACTTGATCAGCGTGCTCGCTCAACCTCGGAATTAAGGACTCGGCTCCAAGCATTAGAATTTGAAGCCGACATCATTGAAGAGGTGATTCAGGATTTCCTCAATTCTAAGTTGCTGGATGATGAATTATTTGCCTCTGAATGGGTGCGTCAACGAAGCCAGCGCCGTGGCAAATCATCTCGGGCTCTGGATCAAGAGCTGAGAGAAAAGGGAATTTCCCAACAACTTCGCACCGTCGCTTTGGAACAAATTGATGGTGACAAAGAGCGGGAGACGGCCAGGGCCGTCGCCCGCAAGAAGGCTCGTTCGGAAACTAAAGTGCCCCAAGACCGGGCCGAATACGACAAAGCTTTGCGACGAGTCCTTGGAGCATTAGCCAGAAGAGGATTTCCTGCAGGATTATCAATGCAGCTCTCCCGTGAAGCTCTAGATGAACGAATAGCAGAACTCAAAGATTAA
- the recA gene encoding recombinase RecA, producing the protein MAAKKTTSKTANVKGDDRQKALDAALALIEKDFGKGAVMRLGDENRPPIQTISSGNTAIDIALGIGGFPRGRIVEIYGPESSGKTTVALHAIAQAQKAGGIAAFIDAEHALDPDYARNLGVDTDALLVSQPDTGEQALEIADMLVRSGAIDIIVIDSVAALTPKAEIEGEMGDSHVGLQARLMSQALRKMTGALYNSGTTAIFINQLREKIGVMFGSPETTTGGKALKFYASVRCDVRRIQTLKDGQDAIGNRTRLKVVKNKVSPPFKIAEFDIMYGEGISRESSVIDLAVDHGIIKKSGSWFTYEGDQLGQGKEKVRLYLKDNQALTDEVEEKIFKKLGVGKFAAVSDELTDDPVELVPNVDFDDEAED; encoded by the coding sequence ATGGCTGCAAAGAAAACAACCTCAAAAACCGCCAATGTTAAAGGCGATGACCGCCAAAAGGCCTTAGACGCTGCCCTTGCTCTTATTGAGAAAGACTTTGGCAAGGGTGCAGTTATGCGCCTGGGTGATGAAAACCGTCCGCCAATCCAAACTATTTCCTCTGGCAATACTGCAATTGACATTGCACTTGGTATCGGTGGATTCCCCCGTGGACGAATTGTAGAGATCTATGGCCCAGAATCCTCAGGTAAGACCACTGTGGCACTTCATGCCATTGCACAGGCACAAAAAGCTGGCGGCATCGCAGCTTTCATTGACGCCGAGCACGCGCTTGACCCAGATTATGCCCGCAACCTTGGCGTAGATACTGATGCCCTTTTGGTTTCTCAGCCTGATACCGGTGAGCAAGCTCTAGAAATTGCCGATATGTTGGTGCGTTCTGGCGCTATCGACATTATCGTTATTGACTCCGTCGCCGCATTGACCCCTAAGGCTGAAATCGAAGGCGAAATGGGCGATAGCCACGTCGGCCTACAGGCTCGTTTGATGAGCCAGGCGCTGAGGAAGATGACTGGTGCACTTTATAACTCCGGCACCACTGCAATCTTTATTAACCAGCTGCGTGAGAAGATCGGCGTAATGTTCGGTTCACCAGAAACCACCACCGGTGGTAAAGCCTTGAAGTTCTACGCTTCAGTGCGCTGTGATGTGCGCCGTATCCAAACCCTAAAAGACGGCCAGGACGCCATTGGTAACCGAACCCGCCTCAAGGTAGTTAAGAATAAGGTGTCCCCACCTTTTAAGATTGCAGAATTCGACATCATGTATGGCGAAGGAATCTCCCGTGAATCCTCCGTTATTGACCTGGCTGTTGACCACGGCATCATTAAGAAGTCCGGCTCTTGGTTTACCTATGAAGGCGACCAACTGGGCCAAGGTAAGGAAAAGGTGCGCCTCTACCTCAAGGACAACCAAGCCCTGACCGATGAGGTTGAAGAGAAGATCTTCAAGAAGCTTGGTGTTGGTAAATTCGCAGCCGTTTCTGATGAACTCACCGATGATCCTGTAGAGCTTGTCCCCAACGTTGACTTTGATGACGAGGCTGAGGATTAA
- a CDS encoding DUF3046 domain-containing protein has product MRLSEFRQLIADEFGQTKGEWIAHSHVLGKFGVTVNAAVENGEDLREVWIQLCDDFSIPEERRLGSDEIRY; this is encoded by the coding sequence ATGCGTTTATCGGAGTTCCGGCAGCTTATTGCCGATGAATTTGGCCAAACAAAAGGGGAGTGGATTGCCCATTCTCACGTCCTGGGAAAGTTCGGCGTCACCGTTAATGCAGCTGTAGAAAACGGGGAAGATCTAAGGGAAGTTTGGATCCAGCTATGTGATGATTTCAGCATTCCTGAGGAACGGCGCCTCGGATCTGATGAAATTAGATATTAA
- a CDS encoding biotin transporter BioY codes for MHTDSQSPAQVSAKKKPSSAKRLQDLALIAVYAALIIVLAFVSIPVGTAGVPIVLQNAAVVLAGLVLGGRRGFLAALLFLALGLIGLPVLAGGRTTIAALAGPTAGYIIGYLISPLLAGIIAYLAPRKRGAGMFIVLGIAALVGLFTQYLCGTIGLVLRAGMTFNAAAAAQLPFILPDLGKFALMVIIAAGVHAAFPDLRAKI; via the coding sequence ATGCACACTGATTCCCAGTCTCCAGCGCAGGTTTCTGCCAAGAAGAAGCCATCTTCCGCAAAGCGCCTCCAAGATCTCGCCCTCATCGCAGTTTATGCTGCCCTCATTATCGTTTTGGCCTTTGTGTCCATTCCTGTCGGAACTGCCGGCGTACCTATTGTTTTGCAAAATGCAGCAGTTGTTTTGGCTGGATTGGTTCTCGGTGGCCGTCGTGGTTTCTTGGCAGCGCTGCTCTTCCTTGCGCTCGGTTTGATTGGACTTCCAGTGCTCGCCGGTGGACGCACCACCATCGCAGCGCTTGCTGGCCCAACCGCAGGCTATATCATTGGCTACCTAATTTCCCCACTTCTGGCTGGCATTATTGCCTATTTGGCACCACGTAAGCGTGGCGCAGGCATGTTTATCGTATTGGGTATCGCAGCTCTAGTTGGCCTTTTCACTCAGTACCTCTGTGGCACCATCGGCCTGGTTCTACGAGCTGGCATGACCTTCAACGCCGCAGCCGCTGCCCAGCTTCCATTCATCCTGCCTGACCTGGGTAAGTTCGCACTCATGGTGATCATCGCTGCTGGTGTTCATGCAGCCTTCCCTGATCTGCGCGCTAAGATATAA
- a CDS encoding energy-coupling factor ABC transporter ATP-binding protein yields the protein MPEIIFENAAVSYEDTLILEPVSLSLREQRIGIIGANGGGKSTLIRMINGLGEPSSGRVLVDGLDVSEKGREVRKKVGYVFSDAENQIIMPTVREDIAFSLRRQKMPKEEKNKRVDEMLARFNLSDHADQSPHTLSGGQKQLLALAAVLILEPELIIADEPTTLLDLRNRLLIKEVFGGLEQQLIVVSHDLDFLSDFERVICINDHKIVADGPAQSSINHYVSLMTESIR from the coding sequence ATGCCTGAAATCATCTTTGAAAATGCCGCCGTCAGCTACGAGGACACCCTCATTTTGGAGCCGGTGTCCCTAAGTTTGAGGGAACAACGCATCGGAATTATCGGTGCCAATGGCGGTGGAAAATCCACCCTCATCAGAATGATTAATGGCCTAGGTGAACCCAGCAGTGGCCGAGTATTGGTTGATGGCCTTGATGTTTCAGAAAAGGGCCGCGAGGTTCGTAAAAAGGTGGGCTACGTTTTTTCCGATGCGGAAAACCAAATCATTATGCCCACTGTCCGCGAAGATATTGCCTTTTCACTGCGCCGCCAAAAGATGCCAAAAGAAGAAAAGAATAAGCGTGTCGACGAGATGCTCGCGCGCTTTAATCTCAGCGATCATGCAGACCAATCTCCCCATACTCTTTCAGGTGGACAAAAACAGTTGCTCGCGCTGGCAGCAGTGCTGATTTTGGAACCGGAACTCATCATTGCTGATGAACCAACTACCCTGCTTGACCTTCGCAATCGCTTGTTGATCAAAGAGGTCTTCGGCGGGCTGGAACAGCAATTAATTGTGGTGAGCCATGATCTGGATTTCCTCAGCGATTTTGAAAGAGTGATTTGCATTAATGATCATAAGATCGTCGCTGATGGGCCCGCGCAGAGCAGCATTAACCACTACGTTTCCCTGATGACAGAGTCCATTCGATGA
- a CDS encoding energy-coupling factor transporter transmembrane component T family protein: MKSIPLGVYVDAHSPIHRLPAMWKFPLLLIFIVGGAIIADTPAVSAALVFFMLVLYAVAQIPVRTAWQQIWPVLPVLIFLGVFQVWQQGFDFAATTVLTLLSAVMAAMLLTLTTRLEALMDAVEKMLLPFERFGLPVETITLAISLTLRLIPLQLATVNEVLDARKARGAGFSIVAFGTPVIIRSIRRARNIGDALLARGAGD, encoded by the coding sequence ATGAAAAGCATTCCTTTAGGTGTTTATGTTGACGCCCATTCACCAATTCACCGCCTACCCGCCATGTGGAAATTCCCCCTACTGCTGATCTTTATCGTGGGCGGCGCAATTATCGCAGATACTCCTGCTGTTTCGGCAGCTCTAGTTTTCTTTATGCTGGTGCTATATGCGGTAGCTCAGATTCCAGTCCGCACTGCCTGGCAACAGATTTGGCCCGTGCTTCCAGTCTTAATCTTCTTAGGTGTTTTTCAAGTATGGCAACAAGGTTTTGATTTTGCAGCCACCACTGTTTTAACACTGCTTTCTGCGGTAATGGCGGCCATGTTGCTCACTCTCACCACGCGCTTGGAAGCATTGATGGATGCCGTGGAGAAGATGTTGCTACCTTTTGAGCGCTTTGGGTTGCCGGTGGAAACCATTACCTTGGCTATCTCCCTCACGCTGCGGCTCATCCCCTTACAATTAGCCACCGTCAATGAGGTTTTGGATGCAAGAAAAGCACGTGGAGCTGGATTTTCTATCGTCGCTTTTGGCACTCCGGTGATCATTCGATCTATTCGCAGAGCTCGCAACATCGGTGATGCTCTCCTGGCGCGTGGAGCCGGTGACTAA
- a CDS encoding PspA/IM30 family protein, with product MANPFSKAWKYLMALFDSKIEENADPKVQIQQAIEDAQRQHQELSQQAAAVIGNQRQLEMQLNRRLAEIEKLQGNTRQAIQLADKARAAGDVQKATEYENAAEAFAAQLVTAEQSVDDTKQLHDQALQQADQAKKAVERNSMALQQKVAERTKLLSQLEQAKMQEKVSESLKSMNSMTNGSSPNLDQVREKIERRYANALGQAELAQNSVEGRMAEVEQAGVQLAGHSRLEQIRAEMAGNSLTAPQQQDSIAAPTTDSTVADDAVAQRMRELRGEA from the coding sequence ATGGCTAATCCATTCTCCAAAGCATGGAAGTACCTGATGGCATTGTTCGACTCAAAGATTGAGGAGAATGCCGATCCAAAGGTGCAGATCCAGCAGGCCATCGAAGATGCGCAGCGCCAGCACCAGGAGCTTTCCCAGCAGGCAGCTGCTGTTATCGGAAATCAGCGCCAGCTAGAAATGCAGCTTAACCGCCGTTTGGCTGAGATTGAGAAGCTGCAGGGCAATACTCGTCAGGCAATTCAGTTGGCTGATAAGGCTCGTGCTGCTGGCGATGTGCAGAAGGCAACTGAGTACGAAAATGCTGCTGAGGCTTTTGCTGCACAGTTGGTCACTGCGGAGCAGTCCGTTGATGACACCAAGCAGCTGCATGACCAGGCTTTGCAGCAGGCTGACCAGGCTAAGAAGGCAGTGGAGCGTAACTCCATGGCTTTGCAGCAGAAGGTTGCTGAGCGCACCAAGCTGCTTAGCCAGCTAGAGCAGGCAAAGATGCAGGAGAAGGTTTCTGAGTCTTTGAAGTCCATGAACTCCATGACCAATGGCAGCTCTCCTAACCTTGATCAGGTCCGCGAGAAGATTGAGCGTCGTTACGCTAATGCTTTGGGCCAGGCAGAGTTGGCACAGAACTCTGTTGAGGGTCGTATGGCTGAGGTTGAGCAGGCTGGCGTGCAGTTGGCTGGTCACTCCCGCCTTGAGCAGATCCGCGCTGAAATGGCCGGAAATTCCCTCACTGCACCTCAGCAACAGGATTCCATTGCAGCTCCAACCACTGATTCCACCGTCGCTGATGACGCCGTGGCGCAGCGCATGCGCGAATTGCGCGGCGAAGCTTAA
- a CDS encoding helix-turn-helix domain-containing protein, whose product MVTYTTLLDKPISEAATRKTPEPLLREALGAALRSFRADKGVTLRELAELSRVSPGYLSELERGRKEVSSELLSAVCHALGASVADVLIEAAGSMAVRAAQEDLARV is encoded by the coding sequence ATGGTTACTTATACAACCCTTTTAGATAAGCCGATTTCAGAAGCGGCTACCAGAAAGACTCCTGAGCCTCTCCTGCGCGAGGCACTGGGAGCTGCACTTCGATCATTCCGCGCAGATAAAGGCGTCACCCTTCGTGAGCTAGCCGAACTTTCACGGGTCTCACCTGGTTATTTGTCCGAGCTGGAACGTGGACGTAAAGAAGTTTCCTCGGAACTTCTGTCCGCCGTGTGCCATGCACTTGGAGCCAGTGTTGCAGATGTGCTGATTGAGGCTGCTGGATCAATGGCTGTGCGCGCCGCTCAAGAAGATCTCGCTCGCGTTTAG
- a CDS encoding CinA family protein, producing MSEASDLQQPTDTIEQLAAKVVQLLKAKHQTLAFCESLSAGLASAQIAGIPGASAVLRGGLVTYATELKVKLAGVPQEVVDRFGVVSAECAAAMALGTQKQCEAVWAISLTGVAGPEMQDGKAVGEVWIGIAGPATRSEENYHLENLTGTIQTFRAFESEQQVILAEQGRNFIREAAVAQSFRLLIKQIECD from the coding sequence ATGAGTGAAGCTTCGGATCTGCAGCAGCCAACTGACACCATTGAGCAGTTAGCGGCAAAGGTGGTGCAGTTGTTAAAAGCAAAACACCAAACCCTTGCCTTTTGTGAATCTTTAAGCGCTGGCTTGGCCAGTGCTCAGATTGCGGGGATTCCCGGAGCATCGGCAGTGTTGCGTGGGGGATTGGTTACTTATGCAACTGAGCTCAAGGTGAAGTTGGCGGGGGTGCCGCAAGAAGTAGTGGATCGTTTTGGTGTGGTCTCGGCGGAGTGTGCTGCTGCAATGGCACTTGGAACTCAGAAACAATGCGAAGCAGTGTGGGCTATTTCGCTTACTGGAGTGGCTGGTCCTGAGATGCAAGACGGTAAGGCGGTAGGTGAAGTGTGGATTGGAATTGCTGGCCCGGCAACTCGATCTGAAGAAAATTACCATTTGGAAAACCTGACGGGAACAATTCAGACTTTTCGTGCGTTTGAAAGTGAACAACAGGTAATCTTGGCTGAACAAGGTAGGAATTTCATCCGGGAGGCAGCTGTTGCACAATCCTTCCGCCTGCTGATTAAACAAATTGAGTGTGACTGA
- the pgsA gene encoding CDP-diacylglycerol--glycerol-3-phosphate 3-phosphatidyltransferase, with protein MNDASAGAHGAQDPQGTQKTQTGQSSSTQPSNWNLPNFLTSLRIIVIPLFAWLTLKGETENNAFAWWALIVFILLMITDKLDGDIARARGLVTNFGKIADPIADKALMTTAFVSFNIIGSLPWWVTILIVIREFGITIWRFFQLRNGNVVPASKGGKLKTVLQTVAVALYLCPLPSWMDIPSQAVMYLALIVTVVTGVQYLWDSRTAGQSAK; from the coding sequence GTGAATGATGCATCAGCAGGCGCTCATGGCGCACAGGATCCTCAAGGAACCCAAAAGACTCAAACAGGCCAGTCTTCGTCGACTCAGCCTTCTAATTGGAATCTGCCTAACTTTCTCACAAGCTTGCGCATCATCGTCATTCCACTTTTTGCCTGGCTGACTCTAAAGGGCGAAACGGAGAATAATGCCTTCGCCTGGTGGGCGCTGATTGTCTTTATTCTGCTAATGATCACCGACAAGCTTGACGGCGATATTGCGCGTGCCCGCGGTTTGGTCACCAATTTTGGCAAGATTGCCGATCCTATTGCGGATAAGGCTTTGATGACTACCGCCTTTGTATCCTTTAATATCATCGGAAGTTTGCCATGGTGGGTAACCATTCTCATTGTGATCCGAGAGTTTGGCATCACCATCTGGCGTTTCTTCCAATTGCGCAATGGAAATGTGGTGCCAGCTTCTAAGGGCGGCAAGCTTAAGACTGTGCTGCAAACCGTAGCTGTAGCCCTTTATTTGTGCCCACTGCCATCTTGGATGGATATTCCGAGCCAGGCCGTTATGTACCTTGCGCTTATCGTCACCGTAGTCACCGGTGTGCAATATCTCTGGGATTCCCGCACCGCTGGGCAATCCGCTAAGTAA
- a CDS encoding YciI family protein, with amino-acid sequence MTYFAVTYSYSPDSEAVVELRPTHREFIATLLAEGNIVGSGPFTDGEGGALIVIALPEGSNLVDAETLMNNDPFYKEGVLENRTIQTWNPVSKIF; translated from the coding sequence ATGACTTACTTTGCAGTTACTTATAGCTATAGCCCTGATAGTGAAGCTGTTGTAGAGCTTCGCCCCACCCACCGCGAATTTATTGCCACCCTGCTTGCAGAGGGCAATATTGTTGGCTCTGGACCTTTCACCGATGGTGAAGGTGGAGCACTAATCGTTATTGCACTTCCAGAAGGCTCCAACTTGGTTGATGCTGAAACCTTGATGAACAATGATCCTTTTTATAAGGAAGGCGTGCTGGAAAACCGCACCATCCAGACCTGGAACCCAGTTTCCAAGATCTTCTAA